From the genome of Hymenobacter sp. PAMC 26628, one region includes:
- a CDS encoding DUF58 domain-containing protein — translation MLSPELLHALRNLPLAAKRAAEGFLAGAHASRRHGVGMEFSQYRPYQPGDDLRRLDWRLAARSDRYYLRESEVDTSLTVHLLLDASASMNHRDANGLTKLDYGRLLLGALAYLAQHQGDAVGLTILSPSGLRHLPPRADARQLPRLYHALETADAAGTFPDAATLAPLTARRQRALTVCVSDLYEDDGEINRLLKRLRAVSGEVLLLHLVADNELTFNYRGAVTLRDLETGQTLQIDADQQRAAYQTQLQAWLADTAQAARRQGFDYHLLNTAAPLDGALREFLRRRAS, via the coding sequence ATGCTCAGTCCCGAACTCCTGCACGCCTTGCGCAACCTGCCGCTAGCCGCCAAACGGGCGGCCGAGGGCTTCCTCGCGGGGGCCCACGCCAGCCGGCGGCACGGCGTGGGCATGGAGTTCAGCCAGTACCGGCCCTACCAGCCGGGCGACGACCTGCGGCGGCTCGACTGGCGCCTGGCGGCCCGCTCGGACCGCTACTACCTACGCGAATCGGAGGTGGACACCAGCCTGACCGTGCACCTACTGCTGGACGCCAGCGCCAGCATGAACCACCGCGACGCCAACGGCCTCACTAAGCTCGACTACGGCCGGCTGCTGCTGGGGGCCCTGGCTTACCTGGCCCAGCACCAGGGCGACGCCGTGGGCCTGACCATCCTCAGCCCCAGCGGCTTGCGCCACCTCCCGCCCCGGGCCGACGCCCGCCAGCTGCCGCGCCTCTACCACGCCCTCGAAACGGCCGACGCCGCCGGCACCTTCCCCGACGCGGCCACGCTGGCGCCCCTCACTGCCCGCCGCCAACGGGCCCTGACGGTGTGCGTGAGCGACTTGTACGAGGACGACGGCGAAATTAACCGCCTCCTCAAGCGCCTGCGCGCCGTGAGCGGCGAAGTGCTGCTGCTGCACTTAGTGGCCGACAATGAGCTGACCTTCAACTACCGCGGCGCCGTGACGCTGCGCGACCTCGAAACCGGCCAAACCCTGCAAATCGACGCCGACCAGCAGCGCGCCGCCTACCAAACCCAACTGCAAGCCTGGCTGGCCGACACCGCCCAAGCCGCCCGCCGCCAGGGCTTCGACTACCACTTGCTGAACACCGCCGCGCCACTCGACGGGGCCCTGCGCGAGTTTTTGCGGCGCCGGGCAAGTTGA